Part of the Vigna unguiculata cultivar IT97K-499-35 chromosome 3, ASM411807v1, whole genome shotgun sequence genome, TCATCCTAAACTTAAGTAGGTTAGAAGTCTCCTTATGATAAATCTAATTTGAGGACccgaaaatatatttaattttttttgaaatttcataaaattgtatactcaattaaatatttgtaaaataacaattaacaaaatcaaataaaaattttgaattgaagaaacaaaaaataattctaaaattagaaggaacataaatatatttaaacctaaataaAATCTATCAATATTCGTACCATATACAAAGGATTGATTTGAGTTAGTTGGAGTTTGGTAaactttgtttaatagttaaaaCAGAACTAACTCATTAGAGTCCGTTTATAAGGTGAGGATCGAGGTAACGTAACATAGGATATTATAACttcaactttattattttatcatggtATAACCtcaaaaattagaatttaatgtttatgtattattggtttaaaatattaatccCCTTATCATATTGTACAAATTCTTTATACATTGTACATGgcccttttttttaaaaaaaaaaaaacctaaattaTTCTGATTAAGGTTTTGTTTGTACAAGTTGGATACcaaggaaaaaaagaagatagCGTGTATATACTATACCAAGAGCATTAATTAATAATGTCCATTCCAATAACTGAAAACTCCAAGTCAGATCAATTAATAGAGGAAGTAATTTTATAGAGTGGTCCCAGCTTTATAAGAAGAGAAAAGATATTTTGTGAGAAAAAAGTGATAATTACGTGAGAAATAGCAAAAATGAGGAATGATTTGAGTTCAAATTTTCtgtcaaaattttgttaattttttttaattaagtttttaaaatgtgttgataatttttttatcggTTAAAAGAGTTGAGCTTGGAACTTTTGTCGTTATTTctttattgaaattaattttataactcaAATACTCAAATATTGGTAATCCACCCcttctttatatcaaaataattttataactctGACATAATGGTGGTTATTagcttttttaatatattttgaaacaatgatcttcattaatatatttttaaagttcaattgaaaatccaaaaaatcattttagtttTAGAAGAGGAGATTGACTTCATCATTGTTACAAATATTCTCTTATATTGTTTTCTTGTGGTCCTCTACTTCAATTAACCGCAATAGATTTCATTTCAAACATTTACTTCTCATGTTAAACATTATGTTGTGTTTTCCcttaatttaactttttgtctatatgaatataattttaatagcATCTTAAAAATACCAGGTAAAAATAGGCATTTTTTACCTCTattttatgggttaaatatgtttttggtcccttaactttcagtaaattttgaaattaatctattttgaaactttggatcaatttagttcttcatcttttaaaatatgtggatttagttcttttaatcaaattttgttaagtttatttaacatctcaaacatgtttcatactagtatttgacttaacattaaagcaaaaatgtgtcaaagagtataaataactcaaatacaatcctgaaatgcgtacgaaacatcaaataaacctaacaaaatttgattaaaatgactaaattcatgtatttcaaaagatgaataattaaattgatctaaaatttcaaaatggactaatttcgaaatttaaggacaaaaacatatttaatccttattttatctttgaaaaaaaaattataagagttAACAAAACTATATGGCTTGATTACAAGGTCAGAAAAGTAAATCAGTGGAACGGAAATAATGGTTTGGGAGtagttataaaagaaaaattagatataaagaGGATATACTcatgatttttatatatttatttacaaatgtaaatatctttttttttcttcatttttaatttctcattATTACAATCTCAATTTAAGAAAAAGTTATaaagatcaaaataaaaataaaaaattcatagcatcaaaatttgggaaaataaaagcaaaaacagCCAAAATTATGAAcaccaatataaaaataacctTATATAAAAGCAATTAAATAACTactttaagttaaatttataaaaaaattagatattgAATTCTTATATAAAAACTTTCAAGATCTTCAAGATGATTAAgacatatttcaatttttttcttattacaaaagaaaattattgtgaatttaaaaaagaaatacttAAGATATTAGGATATTAAGGTAAGATAtatcattagaaaaaaaaattaataaaaatattatatattatgtgaCAATCTTTCTgaaattcaatttttcacaCGAATTTCACTAATGTTTATgacattttttcttctaatagtTAGATCTTATAACGGATCTAATGAAACAAATGTAACTTCCTGattccataaaaataaaatagatgaaagacaaaaaaatcCTACAAACAAAATGCATAACAGAAGTATAATTTAgactataataaattataaagaaattaaaaatttcaattttataagcTAAGGATGATAACTCTACATTTCAGCATGCAAAGGAATCATATAGAATGTAACGTGAGTTAATACATGAGATGAGcatgaaataaatgaaaagaactAGAAGGAGATATTGCAAGGTAATAGAAGAATGGAATATAAGTATTAACGGAAAGAATGGAGCTTAAATTACACGAGCACATTCAGCAGAGTCGCATATTATAACAGCAGTGTCGTTGTGTATTCGGCTTGCTAACTCTGGCTGAACCTTGAGATATTCTGTCCTCACAAATGATGCGGCTTGAGTTGCAAGGTGAGCCTCCACAAATGCAATGCAACACCCTCTAAACCCAGCACCACTGAACCGCGCTCCCAATACACCAGGAGCTCTCAAAAGGATCTCATACAGCTGAATCAGTGGTTCACACCCTTACCAGACAACATCATCATTActttgttattttcattatcATCATTTTGAACACACAAATAACAGTTACTAAAATCTCAATGACTACAATATTCAATCCAAGAATGACAATGTTAAAAGTTAAGCATCAAGTAAAATAAACTATTTGAGATTCTCCAATCTTATAATTTCTTCTGTTGAATTAAACTCTACTGTTCTGTTATACTTAAATCCAAAAAAATGACTAGGTGAGCTAGTTATACAAAGTTGTTAGATTAAAGTTCGATGGATaatatctttcatttttattatgtgctcaacaacaaaatataaaaatattattttacaagtATTAAGTCTCGACAGACACAAACACTTTGTCTAGCCAAAGAAACACAAGCATTTTGTTTATATGCTTAGTCTGATTTTTTGCTTGGATAgacaattaatatatttcatcTGGCAGATGAAAAGTCTGAAACATTTcataatatacattaaatactTATAAATGGTTATTTTTATGTGTGCAGAGCCTTTTCGTTTCTTACAAGAGTATCTCCCTTTGAAATGTCTAGTCCTTTTAAGAACACATCTAAACAGCTTTTCAGAAAAAGAGGAATGTTAGTCTTACAAAGACATAATGCAATATGAAAAGAATAATGCATTTGTGTGCTCAAACGTGGACAAGCAcaagacgaagaagaagaacgACTCTAAAAGGATTTGCAGAAACTTTTCTTCTCAACGTTTATAAAGAAGATCTCATGAAAAGAAAGGTTGACAACTACAAAAATCATAATGAGAACTTTAGAGCTCTTAAATCTTTAACAATCCTTAAGCCATCTCTTTGTGAGCAAGAATAGTGTTTGCTTTCAAAGCAACCTAAAAGAGTGTTTATCATCTTGTATTTTTCTGAGAATGCCACTTTCTTAGTTAGCAAACCTTGTGATCTTTTAGATCACACCTCTTTCTTTACCAAAGTGTTCAACTAGAAGTAGCTTACTTGTGCTTAACTAGACGTGGTTGTGACAAAAAAATACTTATTGTTTCAACCATAAGTCACTGGGTCCAAAGAATACTTAGTTTTAGTTAGGAATGATTCTGTTTAAAACAATACTGTATTTAGTTAAAAGTGACTTGGtctaaataatattattcaatGTTTAACCAAAAGGAATTGGGTCTAAATAATACTTGTCTTTGTATCTTGCTTTTGTTGGTGAAACTTGatcatgttaataaaaaaatggacaTAGTTTATTATCAGACAAACCAATATAGAAATTCCTTGTATAaatctcttttaatatatataattcaacaCTCTCTTCTTGTgtattactttttgttttatacAAAGTGAAAACacaatatcaatcatatgattATCCTCTACACCTACCCAGAACTACAAACATTTTAACGTATCACTTTTCATCCCCCAACTAACACCaacattacattaaaattttcaattgatttaAATCAAAGCTGGTGAGAAATTGTTCATgatgtatttgatgaaactatcATATTCCTCTAACAATTCAGCTAAGCTTTTATTTTGGAGaactataatagaaaataaatagtgCATTTCAGAGAATTTAGACTGAGTAATTAATTTCCATCATGTACGAAGCTTGGTAGAaaagcaataaaaaaatattttacaggAAAATATCGAACAATATAGCAGGAAAGAGCAGATTAGGGCCATATACTTCAAGAGTATtcgaaacaacatttttttttttgtgtaaaaagTTATTATAGTGGTTTCCAacctcaaattttaattttttcataattatttaggGCTATATACTCAGAATATTGGGAAGTTGAAAAAATTGCATAAGAAATATGTTTTTCTATCCGATTTTATCACACTCTCatattagaagaaaaagaagatggaatTTCAAAACATTCCAAAAATGAATTTCGGGATGTAGGTTATACCGCATTCATAATTTTGAATGGAACTCCGACCAGAAGCTGAAATAAGCATTCCAAAATCTTTTAACTTGCCCAACGACCAAGCCTCGAGTCCTgtgtgaaaaattaaataaattacattataGCAACAAGGGTTAATTGAGAAGGGCATTGGCCCTCAAGATGGAATTTATCAAAGCAATTCAACTAAATATACCTTTCATAACACGCATATTCTCTGAGAAATAATGCTCTGCTCTTTTGGCTAGATTTGGTTCTAATTTGTGCTGGACAAAGAAAATGTAAGACTCCTTGATTATGCTAAAATCATATATGGGATTCGAATTATAGCATATGAAAGAAGCATTAAACATCAGTAAATAAGCTGGAACAAGTTAACAGGTTAAATTAACTGGCAGAGTAAGAAAATGTATGATACTTCCCAACAAATGTTGATATAACATGCATAAATTTATCTGCACTTGAACATTCAAAATGCCAAAACTTCGAAGCATGACATCTGTAAGAAATATTCCTTCTCctctttgtaatattttttccttttcagttaTTTATAACAGTCACCGTTCGGCTGTAACGACAAACTCACTCTATCTAAAAGATTTACAGTCCTCACATATAACTGCCAAAGTGTCATACAGTTATAAATGATCTCGTTTGACATTAGTCGATGGTTACTTTTTTGCAAATATCTACAGTGATAATTCTTTACCAAGGCCACggatgttatttttgttcaaaatcgGTCAGAATTTCGTTCTAATATCGATTGGAGTAAACTTATCGATTTAACATACCAATGCTTCATACCTTATGAGCCTCGTAAACTTCTGGATCAACTGCACAGTGGAAAAGacagaaaataaataagataagttagcttttcgataaaatatataactaggTTCGCATGTGAGAAGGAAAGATACTGGCCATTGGATAGGATAGGCTCGGTTCTGTAATCTCCAGATGCTCTGCAGAATATAAACCAAGTGTAAACTTCGTGAGCCATGGTTATCTCACCAAAATCATACACACCAATTTAGTTCTATTTGTTAATCGGTTTCTAAGGACCAAAACCTTAATCATAAGAAACTGTATGAACCTACACCCAATGAGTAAAAACTACACggacaaaatttaaaactctaGATTGATTtgcatgaaaacaaaaaaaatgatgttcaggcttaattcatttatttaaatgagccaAGTTTGAAGTTTGAGCGTGGcttgtttgtaaaaattaaaatcagttTGCTTAGCTccttctataattatttttcttctctttatcaaatatCTCTTGAAATGTTAATCACAATAAGTGAAACATTATTATCTTGCtaatgtatttgttaaattccaggaaagagaaaaacattGAGTTGAAAGAAATGAATATAACAAAGATATAATtgggaataaataaaaaaattcttaataatacatatataatcaactccttatttctataattataacagTCTTATTAGTTCTTATTGGAattaaattttccatcattcaTCTTTTAATAGACTGAGAAAAAGTGACGCAATACATTGGGTAAGGTGAATGCATGCAGCCTTGCTACACAAAACAGACTGTTCAAGGATTTGAACCCTTGAATTTCGGGTCACAGGGCAGCAACTAATTCTGCCAATGCCAAGGCTCTTCCTCATCTTATAATAAACTAAACTGATGCAAACTCGAcaatatctaaatttatatgACAGATCTAGTTGATATTAGgagaaaaagatattttatccACTTCGGTAATTAACTACTTCCATCCTCTAGTTCAGTTTATTGTCACCCTTTAAAGCTGACATTCAGCGACAGTTCTCAAGAcactaaattttagaaatgtcttaaatattttgaaatgcaTGTAAAGTAAAGACAAGttcttatttgttaaaataacccccgaaaacaataataaacgtttaagagaagaagataacTTACTCAAGAAGAATTTTTGCAGCCTCTCGACACTCTCCAACTCGCTTGTTATATCCAGGGCTACTCGTCAAAGCTTGCTTCAGACCAGAAAGTGCAACCAATATACTGGTTGCCTTCGGTTGCTCACTCTCCTTGTATTCTAGAACCTTTGGTTGGTAGACAAGCTTATAATCTTTGGTCTGCATGTTGCCAAACTAACGCATGAAATAGAGAAATGACAATGACAACAGAAACAACAATGTTACGTGCAAGTAAAATGCATTTCTTCACAGGAAAGTTTACAGTCTCTgatgttatatattaaaaagcaAGTGATCCAACTAGTTAAGACGACGTGTATACAAGAAATAAGAGAGAATGAAAAGAATCAAGTCCTGCAGCAGGCTTTTAGTGCTGCAAAGCATGCGCTGCAAAGCATGCACCAAATCTGTCAATGACTGATATCTGCTAGAAAACCTAGCTGCCACCCTAAGTGGAGTATCTTTTTCCAACCATATTTTTTCTATCTACAAGACTAAAACCCGAGAACTTATTTAAGGAATCTGAGTTTAGTTTCACTTGGACCAACAAGTTAATTGCTAAGAATATGCTTGCTGAAATTAGGTAGAGACAGAAGAAGAGAACAAATAGAGATTCAGAATGATATTTGCAGTATGTCTAAAATGTGAAGGCGAGGGTAGACAATTTATAGTGCCTATATATAGTCCTACCATTGCATTAGAAAAAAAGCATGGGAAATAAGATAAGATAATAGATGAATACAACGAATAGGAAGAcaattatttacaaataaagTTGTTAATTAATAAGTGTACTAATATGTAATTGTATTAATTACCCTAACATATCCACCTACCTCAAGTACACATGGTCAAATTTGGCAGATGGCCTATAGGGCAAACAACATTTGGGATCTGTGACAGGGGACCACTATATCTGGGAATGAGATGAAGCCAGACTGCATTTGGAATATGCGATAGAGTAAGACTGCATCTAGGATCGGGCCAATCTAAGGAATGACAGGAATATACGAGAAAAGACGGGTTAGAATGGATCCAATGTGTGAAATCATACGTTGAAACAGAACCAACATGACGAGGACcatctaaaaaatttaacaaaattgcATAAATAGAAGCTAGAACAGAACTAGTCTACAGTAAACTGAAAACAAAATCTATCAGCAAAAAAACATAATGAAATTGAATTATTGAATCCATTTGCGGAAAGAAGCTAGAACTCGTGAGCATGTACAACAAATACAAACCTTGGCCTTGTGTTTGGACAAGGAATCTCAACAATTCCGAGAAATTATATACATAGCACTTGAATTACTTATAATTGAATTCTTTTCATCtcctaaataatttctttggaTGGAATAAATGAAATATCTTAGATTTCAAGTTTATTGTTTGGATAAAGCAATTTAATAcctattttaagaaaaacttaACTCTATCCTTGAACCCGAGTTAGCTTGACCGTCAATACAGGAAGACTCGTCTCGATTTTCGGTCCCAATCACCTCTAGTACATTCAAGTCAGGCCGACTAGGCTCAACCTTTAGTTTGAGTTGACCTTTAGTCTGAGTTGACTCGTCTCGACCTGAAACTGAGATCAATTGATTTCAACCTTCAAGTGACTCGACTTGACTTTCAGCCCGAGCCAACACGATTCAAACTTCAACACAGACCAACTCTACTTGATCATCGACGTAGCCCAGCTCAGCTCAACCTTCGGTCCAAGTCGACTCGGCTCAACCTTTATCCCAGGTCAATTTTTGGCTTGGGCCGACATAGCTCGACTTTCAGCTTGGGCTGACCCGGCTCGACTTTTCGCCCGAGATGATTCGGCTCGACTTTCGGCCTGGGCCGACTCGAATGGACCTTCGGTCCAAACCGACTCGGCTCAACCTGAGCCAACTTTGCCCAACCTTTTTCTCGGGTTGGTTCGGCTCAACCTTCAACCCAAGTTGACTTAGCTTGACCTTCAGCCTCGCTAACTCGACTTGACCTTCGACCCGAGTTGACTTACCTTGACTATCGACTCGGGTCGACTCAACTAAACCTTGGACATGAGTGGACTCGGCTCGACCTTGAGCCTAGGTCAACTCGGCTCGACCTTCAACCCGAGCTGACTTAGCTTGACTATCAGCCCAGGTTGACTCAACTCAACCTTCGACACAAGTTGACTCGACTCGATCTTGAGCCTCGACTCGACCTTTGGTTTATACCAAATCGGCTTGACCTTTAGTTTATGCCAAATCAACTTGACCTTCGGCTTACGCTAAATCAACTTGACTTTCGGCCTGTGCTGACCTGGCTCGACCTACAGTCCAATCAACCTAACTCAACCTTTGGCCCACACCTTCCCGACTTGACCTTCGCCTCGAGCCAATTCATCTTGAACTTGAGCCGTGGTGAAATCAATTTGACTTTCAACCTAGGTTGACTATATTGACccttcagcccgatccaactcAACTGAGCTTTTAGCCAAGGTTGACTTGACCGAGCCTTGAGCCTGAGACAACTCAGCTCGACCTTCGTGAATGGAATGAGATTGGAGTGAGAAGGACTAGAATCTCaaatttcttatacttttgacggtatttgaaatttttctattttattgatttgaaatACCTTCCAAAATTCcttatatttgaatttctttataatttactttatccaaacaaatcattttagtgtaaaatattctaaattcttcaaataaatgaattatccttCTAAATTACTTCATCCAAAAattctaaattcttcaaataaatgaattaactTTCTAAATtacctcatccaaacacaacgTGAGACTATTCTCAAGGTAtgggtttgacaaaaatcaAGTTCTatgaaatcaacacaatggaaTGGAAAAACTATTCTCGAGGTGGATTCCATATTTCTAATACTTTGAACTTGTTGGAACTAAAGGAGGAAAGGAGGGAAAGAGGAAGACATTTGTAGACAATTTATTACAAGTCTATCATACTAATTACTTGTTTTGAATACACTAATAACATGAATATAAGATGGATGTGAAGGAAATCCATGGGTCACTAATACTGTGGTCTATGactaagaaattaaaaagaaaaaaattattttttattttattttcataaaacagCTAAAAATGACAAGCTTAATATCTTAGAAAagtttttataaagttttatggTAAACAACTGTAATCAAAATCAACAAAACAACCAGGTATTTACAACATAAAAGCTATCCAGCTTATCCTTATCCAAGGGATACTGCACTCCAAACCAAAACATGTTTTCATGTATCTGAGCTAAGCacctataaaaaataaatgccTACATGAATCGGATCTAGCAGTTAATCCAAGTTTGTGGAACAAGCAATTCCTTATATTTGAAAGAGGACCACTTATGCTACAAGTTAGGACTACTGGAGTATAGTGTTTTTTGTTGATTAATTCAATTGCCTCATCATGAAGCAAGTCATGTGCTGTcccaaaaaataaatgttttagggTCAAAGGACTTGCTTTTCAAACACATGCGCCTTCATTGCCACTCTCTCCATAAAGGTGAAAAAGATGCATATACATATGATCATAATCAGAAGCTTCAGTGACAAAATGGAACACAATCAACATTCTATATACCAAATCTGATTCTGTAACAGTTGGATATgcttcaaaatataaaaatgcatTCAGAACTTACGACAGCAACACATTAATCCAGTTATTACCTTGCAATTCATGCACATCAAACAACCATGTCTTGAAAGTAATATAGCTGATTGATCCATTATGCCATTTTTCAGACCCAAATATTCATTTTCAATCAACCTATAATGAGAAAAATGTAACATTTAAGAGGGTGGATCTAATACAAGCATACAGTTAGGATATGACTCGGTAGCATATCTATAATGGATGAGGATCTAATTCCTTTTAAACTTTGGTGGCAACTTTTTAAGTTAGATAGTAACAATTTTTACAAGCATTTTACTTACCAACATGGTGAGTAACCAGCTTACAAAGAGATGTAACAAGCTTACAAAGAAGTTTGAAGAAACATAGTGTcgtttttctaacaaattaaatttaatccaTATAAGGCTAGTTAAAGTTGAGAGGTGTAGAGGGTTTTAACAAATGGTTCTGCTAATGAGGGTACACCTTATATCAAATGCTTTCAATTACACATGACAATGCCTTTGACTGCACTGATTCATACATTTGGCCATTGTTCAAGAAAAAATGCACTTTGACTGTCTCCAAGGACTGGGTAGACTTACCTATCATATTCTATATTTTCTGTGGGAGATATTACTAAATTATTTGCATATTCCAAAGCCATGAGGTAAGCCACTCCAACCTGCCAAGCAACAAAAGTTGAAATCCcccaaaaaaattagaagacaTGAGTAGTTGCTAACAGGAATCTAACATGGTGCTTTTCACAAGAAACCAAAATGAAAAGCttactaaaaaaaacaacaaaaaatgagCACAGAATCagaataaaagatattaacatTATTTGGAGAGTGGAATAATATATTGGGATCTGCTTGTAATTAAAGTATTATTAGTAATTCCAGgattaaaaaagtttcaataaTGTTACAGTCAGATAAATAAATACTGATAATTTCTACAATGATCATTTATTCTTTTACTACTGGGAATTAAAGTGCACATGGACGGACACACAAAGGAGAGCAGATAACATTGGCAACCAAAATTTCTCAACTGTCCAAGCTCTTCTATTCCAGTGTCCCCAACCCATGCTCAAAAGTGAATTTTGCTCAAGAAGCTAAACTAGTTAGTTCTTCTgatgaacttcatttcattctTCATTAAAAGGTCGTTCATAATCATAGTAATTTTAAGGATCAAATGAAGAGAAAGTAGACAGAGACAAATCACTAACTTACTGCAGCTGAAGAGCTTAACCCTGAACTGTCGAAACCTTCAGAACCACATATGTATCCTGTGATACCCTGTAAACATTGTAATAAAGATGGGTGGgaatacattttaatataagGAAATAAATTGCAAGTAGCGATCATCATTGCAAGAAAACCATAAATACTACACAATAAGTTTCTCATTTTCTGGCCCTGATGCTGGAGAGAATATATTTACAGTTGCACTTGCACCCATCTAACATTTACCTGGCAAGCAGTCCTAAACAGGATTGAGCTGACTGACAGAGTTGTATTTTATTTCTAGTAAATTGAATGTCACCACTCATCATTAATAGCCTTAATTGAAgagcataaaaatataaagatttcaTTGACAACCCAGAGGGTTAATTTCAAGCAACTAAATGTGAAGGATtttgttggaaaaaaaataatgatagcTAATGCATCAGAAATACAAAAGAGcagtaaatgtttttttttttccaataatttCTCTTTTTAGAATTTGAGAATACTTCTCAGGCCTAATGAAGCTACAGTGTAATGGGCTTACCCTCTGATGGGTTATTCTTTAGCAGACGGTGCATCTACTTAATCATTTgtcttctattttttcttttacctaCAAAAGCAACTCTTGCAGTTCATTTGtatgaattggatttttttgtAATTGCGAAGCATTCTTATCTGGTAATAtacaaaacattttcttgtccATTTTTGTCTAACCTGTATTCCAAAAAATTTAGTCCGCATTTAGTCTAATAATTTTCTCCATTGTTAATACTTTAACATGGTACCAAGAGCTTGAATGTTCTTGGAGGGTTTATGAGAGAAAAATGAGAGAAGCTgaaaagtcaaaaaaaaaaactcacaaaaAACCTCCAAACGAAAATGGCCTCCGGCAATTCGTTACCTTCACCTCTCATTTTCTCTTATGAGAACTTTCATCTGCGGTTTGCAAAGATGAGAACTTACTTGAGATAGCGTGGAAAATGGCA contains:
- the LOC114178213 gene encoding galacturonokinase isoform X3, translating into MRFSSQKISVWPKILLSYMNNVTGGVMLEEQYMHYRVEETISPRSDILPEGITGYICGSEGFDSSGLSSSAAVGVAYLMALEYANNLVISPTENIEYDRLIENEYLGLKNGIMDQSAILLSRHGCLMCMNCKFGNMQTKDYKLVYQPKVLEYKESEQPKATSILVALSGLKQALTSSPGYNKRVGECREAAKILLEASGDYRTEPILSNVDPEVYEAHKHKLEPNLAKRAEHYFSENMRVMKGLEAWSLGKLKDFGMLISASGRSSIQNYECGCEPLIQLYEILLRAPGVLGARFSGAGFRGCCIAFVEAHLATQAASFVRTEYLKVQPELASRIHNDTAVIICDSAECARVI
- the LOC114178213 gene encoding galacturonokinase isoform X2 is translated as MDAQCWPSLTELNEIREKVSKMANVNTEEVRVVVSPYRICPLGAHIDHQGGTVLAMTINKGILLGFAPSANYQVVIHSGQFQGEIKFRVDEIQQPKDKCLAKDSSELHEQCDWGRYARGAVYALQSRGNNLSKGITGYICGSEGFDSSGLSSSAAVGVAYLMALEYANNLVISPTENIEYDRLIENEYLGLKNGIMDQSAILLSRHGCLMCMNCKTKDYKLVYQPKVLEYKESEQPKATSILVALSGLKQALTSSPGYNKRVGECREAAKILLEASGDYRTEPILSNVDPEVYEAHKHKLEPNLAKRAEHYFSENMRVMKGLEAWSLGKLKDFGMLISASGRSSIQNYECGCEPLIQLYEILLRAPGVLGARFSGAGFRGCCIAFVEAHLATQAASFVRTEYLKVQPELASRIHNDTAVIICDSAECARVI
- the LOC114178213 gene encoding galacturonokinase isoform X4, which produces MDAQCWPSLTELNEIREKVSKMANVNTEEVRVVVSPYRICPLGAHIDHQGGTVLAMTINKGILLGFAPSANYQVVIHSGQFQGEIKFRVDEIQQPKDKCLAKDSSELHEQCDWGRYARGAVYALQSRGNNLSKGITGYICGSEGFDSSGLSSSAAVGVAYLMALEYANNLVISPTENIEYDRLIENEYLGLKNGIMDQSAILLSRHGCLMCMNCKFGNMQTKDYKLVYQPKVLEYKESEQPKATSILVALSGLKQALTSSPGYNKRVGECREAAKILLEASGDYRTEPILSNVDPEVYEAHKHKLEPNLAKRAEHYFSENMRVMKGIFS
- the LOC114178213 gene encoding galacturonokinase isoform X1; translated protein: MDAQCWPSLTELNEIREKVSKMANVNTEEVRVVVSPYRICPLGAHIDHQGGTVLAMTINKGILLGFAPSANYQVVIHSGQFQGEIKFRVDEIQQPKDKCLAKDSSELHEQCDWGRYARGAVYALQSRGNNLSKGITGYICGSEGFDSSGLSSSAAVGVAYLMALEYANNLVISPTENIEYDRLIENEYLGLKNGIMDQSAILLSRHGCLMCMNCKFGNMQTKDYKLVYQPKVLEYKESEQPKATSILVALSGLKQALTSSPGYNKRVGECREAAKILLEASGDYRTEPILSNVDPEVYEAHKHKLEPNLAKRAEHYFSENMRVMKGLEAWSLGKLKDFGMLISASGRSSIQNYECGCEPLIQLYEILLRAPGVLGARFSGAGFRGCCIAFVEAHLATQAASFVRTEYLKVQPELASRIHNDTAVIICDSAECARVI